From the genome of Methanobacterium sp., one region includes:
- the rplX gene encoding 50S ribosomal protein L24 — translation MSKQPRKQRKFRYQAPLHIRHKMMSVNLSPELREEHGRRSLPVRKGDTVKVLRGDFKDHEGKVDGIDLKRYRVMIEGLNVQKPDGNQVYHPVHPSNLQIIEMDLDDEERNEILERKG, via the coding sequence ATGTCCAAACAACCAAGAAAACAGAGAAAATTCCGTTACCAGGCACCATTACACATCCGTCATAAAATGATGAGTGTCAACCTCAGCCCAGAACTACGGGAAGAGCACGGACGACGCTCACTACCAGTACGGAAAGGAGATACTGTGAAAGTTCTCCGGGGTGACTTCAAAGATCATGAAGGTAAAGTAGATGGTATTGACCTTAAACGTTACCGGGTTATGATTGAAGGCCTAAACGTGCAGAAACCCGACGGAAATCAAGTTTACCATCCAGTACATCCATCCAATCTCCAGATTATAGAAATGGATCTGGATGATGAAGAAAGAAACGAAATATTAGAGAGGAAGGGATAA
- a CDS encoding 50S ribosomal protein L2: MGKRLIIQRRGRGTPTYRSASHRFKGKIQYRSFDDIEKNGSLNGKVVDIFHDPGRTAPVAKVKFENGEQKLILAPESIAINDEIACGISAPIKPGNSLPLGEIPEGTPVYNLERNPGDGGKFVRSSGTYASLITHDVGKAIVELPSGELKAFNPQCRATIGVVAGGGRKEKPFLKAGNRHHAAKAKGKKSVGVRGVAMNAVDHPHGGGNRQHPGRPTTVSRHAPPGRKVGSIAARRTGRRR; encoded by the coding sequence ATGGGAAAACGATTAATAATTCAGAGGCGGGGAAGAGGAACCCCCACCTACCGAAGTGCATCGCACCGTTTCAAAGGAAAAATACAGTACCGTTCATTTGATGATATAGAAAAAAATGGCAGCCTAAATGGAAAAGTAGTGGACATCTTCCACGATCCAGGTAGAACTGCCCCTGTGGCCAAGGTCAAGTTCGAAAATGGCGAACAAAAATTGATACTGGCCCCAGAAAGCATAGCCATCAACGATGAAATCGCATGCGGAATATCCGCACCAATAAAACCAGGAAACTCACTACCACTGGGAGAAATCCCTGAAGGAACACCAGTGTACAACCTGGAAAGAAACCCCGGAGACGGAGGAAAATTCGTCCGATCTTCAGGTACTTACGCTTCTCTTATCACCCATGACGTGGGTAAAGCCATTGTGGAACTTCCCTCCGGGGAATTAAAGGCTTTCAACCCCCAATGCAGAGCCACCATCGGTGTTGTTGCCGGGGGAGGTAGGAAAGAAAAACCATTCCTCAAAGCAGGAAACCGACACCATGCTGCAAAAGCTAAGGGTAAAAAGAGCGTGGGAGTGCGTGGTGTTGCAATGAACGCAGTAGACCACCCACACGGTGGTGGAAACCGCCAGCACCCAGGACGACCTACCACAGTCTCCAGACACGCCCCACCAGGAAGAAAAGTGGGTTCCATTGCTGCTAGGAGAACCGGAAGAAGGAGATAA
- a CDS encoding 50S ribosomal protein L22, giving the protein MAKMKYAYEGSGKVAKAAGRSLKISPKHSVEICRELRGMYLDEAKEYLEDVIQMKRAVPFKRHNKKVGHKRGLKGWPTGRYPKKAATQILDVLENAEANAEYQGMDTEDLKIIHISSHRGFIIRGYIPRAFGRATPFNTPTTHIQVVLGEAESA; this is encoded by the coding sequence ATGGCAAAAATGAAATACGCTTACGAAGGATCTGGAAAAGTAGCCAAAGCAGCTGGAAGATCCCTCAAGATCTCCCCCAAACACTCGGTGGAGATCTGCAGAGAACTCCGGGGCATGTACCTTGACGAAGCCAAGGAATACCTGGAAGATGTTATCCAGATGAAAAGAGCTGTACCATTCAAACGACACAACAAAAAAGTAGGCCACAAAAGAGGGCTAAAAGGATGGCCTACTGGCCGTTACCCTAAAAAAGCAGCCACCCAGATCTTAGATGTTCTGGAAAATGCAGAGGCCAATGCTGAATATCAGGGTATGGACACCGAAGACCTTAAAATAATCCACATATCCAGCCATCGGGGTTTCATAATCAGAGGATACATCCCACGAGCATTCGGAAGGGCCACACCATTCAACACCCCCACCACACACATTCAAGTAGTTCTAGGGGAGGCAGAGAGCGCATGA
- a CDS encoding 30S ribosomal protein S17 translates to MVGIEVTEPKEKCNDPNCPFHGTLPVRGQILEGIVTSDKAERTITVERSFYKFIRKYERYEKRKSKINAHKPDCIQVNIGDAVKIAECRPLSKTKHFVVVEVKGDKK, encoded by the coding sequence ATGGTTGGTATTGAAGTTACCGAACCCAAAGAAAAATGCAATGATCCTAACTGTCCCTTCCACGGGACCCTGCCAGTGCGGGGCCAAATCCTGGAAGGAATAGTCACCAGTGACAAAGCAGAAAGGACCATAACCGTTGAAAGGAGTTTTTACAAGTTCATACGAAAATATGAACGATACGAAAAGCGAAAATCAAAAATAAACGCCCATAAACCAGACTGTATCCAGGTAAATATTGGAGATGCAGTTAAGATTGCGGAGTGCAGACCCCTTTCCAAGACCAAGCACTTCGTGGTGGTGGAGGTTAAAGGGGATAAAAAATGA
- a CDS encoding 50S ribosomal protein L14, which produces MKAITSNVSKSLPIGARLQCVDNTGAREVEIISVKGYKGVRRRLATAGVGDMVVITVKKGTADMRREVTTAVVVRQKKEFRRADGLRVKFEDNAAVIISPEGVLKGSEIRGPVAKEAADRWPSVGSAASIIV; this is translated from the coding sequence ATGAAAGCCATCACATCAAACGTCAGTAAATCACTACCCATAGGCGCCCGCCTACAATGTGTTGATAACACTGGAGCCCGTGAAGTGGAAATAATATCTGTCAAAGGATACAAAGGTGTCCGAAGAAGACTGGCTACTGCCGGTGTGGGTGACATGGTTGTTATCACAGTTAAAAAAGGAACCGCTGACATGCGTCGGGAAGTTACCACTGCAGTGGTCGTAAGACAGAAAAAAGAATTCCGCAGGGCAGATGGACTAAGAGTGAAATTCGAGGACAATGCAGCAGTTATTATCAGTCCCGAAGGAGTCCTGAAAGGTTCAGAAATCAGAGGACCAGTAGCCAAGGAAGCTGCGGACAGATGGCCATCAGTGGGAAGTGCTGCCAGCATTATCGTATAG
- a CDS encoding 30S ribosomal protein S4e produces the protein MAKMGSRKHLKRFKAPEHWPIHPKEFTWTVKPSPGPHSIEGSLPLLVIVRDILKIADNAREARIIINNGEIMVDGRTRKDYKFPVGFMDVIQLPKSGKAYRVVPDERGTLVLHPIEEGNTEFKLCRIEDKVTVKGGKTQLNLHDGRNYLTEEDYKTGDVVILNVPDQEIKDTIKFEDGTIGLITGGKHIGEKGTVKEINITRSSMPNTVLIETKEKSFQTLQEYVFVLGKDKPMISLPGGQ, from the coding sequence ATGGCCAAAATGGGATCAAGAAAACATTTAAAACGGTTTAAAGCACCAGAGCACTGGCCCATCCACCCTAAAGAGTTTACTTGGACGGTGAAACCCAGTCCAGGACCACACTCCATAGAGGGATCATTACCACTTCTAGTCATAGTTCGTGACATACTAAAAATAGCTGACAACGCCCGTGAAGCCAGAATCATCATCAACAATGGTGAAATCATGGTAGACGGCCGAACCCGCAAGGACTACAAATTCCCAGTGGGATTCATGGATGTAATCCAGCTACCCAAAAGTGGAAAAGCCTACAGGGTAGTTCCTGATGAACGAGGAACACTGGTGCTACACCCTATAGAAGAGGGAAACACCGAGTTCAAACTATGCCGTATCGAGGACAAAGTCACCGTTAAAGGTGGCAAAACACAGTTAAACCTCCACGACGGTCGAAATTACCTTACTGAAGAAGATTACAAAACTGGTGATGTGGTAATTCTCAACGTGCCTGATCAAGAAATTAAAGACACAATCAAATTCGAAGATGGAACTATCGGTCTCATCACCGGTGGTAAGCACATTGGTGAGAAGGGAACAGTTAAAGAAATTAACATCACCCGCAGTTCCATGCCCAACACCGTACTAATTGAAACTAAGGAAAAATCATTCCAGACCCTGCAGGAATATGTTTTTGTTCTGGGAAAAGATAAACCCATGATTTCACTACCTGGAGGCCAATAG
- the yciH gene encoding stress response translation initiation inhibitor YciH produces MKVCDVCGLPEELCVCEEIAREIQSVKVFTVRRRFGKLMTIVEGIDEHDIDIKELTKELKNKCACGGTAKKGQIELQGDHKRRVKEVLAGMGFSSDDIQVR; encoded by the coding sequence ATGAAAGTCTGCGATGTTTGTGGTCTACCAGAGGAACTCTGTGTCTGTGAAGAAATAGCACGTGAGATACAGAGTGTTAAAGTATTCACGGTGAGAAGAAGATTCGGAAAACTGATGACAATCGTGGAGGGAATAGATGAACACGATATTGACATTAAAGAACTCACCAAGGAACTGAAAAACAAATGTGCCTGCGGGGGAACGGCCAAAAAAGGCCAAATCGAACTGCAAGGAGACCATAAAAGGAGAGTCAAAGAAGTTCTAGCCGGAATGGGCTTTTCTTCAGATGACATCCAAGTTCGTTAG
- the rpl4p gene encoding 50S ribosomal protein L4: protein MTKIKVYSLEGKVTGEMELPEIFCEEFRPDLIKRAVLSAQSARIQPWGTDPMAGKRTTAKSFGAGRGAAMVPRVKGSRHPAGSKGAFVPQTTGGRKAHPPRTARIIHEKINKKERKLAIRSALAATTNQELVEARGHRIDNVPQIPFVVDDELCGVKKTSETREIFKNLGIMDDVVRAKNGRKIRAGRGKTRGRKYKTPKGPLLVVGEDKGISLGARNHPGVDVVVVDNINAELLAPGTHPGRLTVYTKSAIEKLGDLFQN, encoded by the coding sequence ATGACGAAGATCAAGGTTTACTCATTAGAAGGTAAAGTTACTGGCGAGATGGAGCTTCCAGAAATATTCTGTGAAGAATTCCGACCGGACCTTATAAAAAGGGCGGTTCTCTCTGCTCAAAGTGCCCGTATACAGCCCTGGGGAACAGACCCTATGGCAGGTAAACGAACTACAGCTAAATCATTCGGTGCAGGCCGAGGAGCAGCTATGGTCCCACGTGTGAAGGGTTCAAGACACCCCGCAGGTTCCAAGGGAGCATTCGTGCCCCAGACAACCGGTGGAAGAAAAGCCCACCCACCAAGGACAGCCAGGATCATCCATGAGAAGATCAACAAAAAAGAAAGGAAACTGGCCATACGTTCAGCACTAGCAGCCACCACCAACCAGGAACTGGTTGAAGCCAGGGGTCACCGGATTGACAACGTGCCTCAAATACCATTCGTGGTGGATGATGAACTATGCGGTGTCAAGAAGACCAGTGAAACCAGGGAAATTTTCAAAAACCTGGGAATAATGGATGACGTGGTTCGAGCCAAAAACGGTAGAAAAATCAGGGCTGGTAGAGGAAAAACCAGGGGAAGAAAATACAAAACACCCAAAGGACCCTTACTTGTCGTAGGAGAAGATAAAGGAATTAGTCTGGGAGCCAGAAACCACCCTGGAGTAGATGTGGTTGTGGTGGATAACATCAATGCAGAACTCCTGGCACCAGGAACACACCCCGGCCGACTTACTGTTTACACTAAATCAGCAATTGAAAAACTGGGAGATTTATTCCAGAATTAG
- a CDS encoding 50S ribosomal protein L5 translates to MNPMQQVRIAKATVNIGVGEGGERLARAEKLIQTITNQKPVRTISKVTNPEFGIRKGQPIACKVTLRGENADAAVKLILSGIDNKIRPTQFDRQGNLSFGIHEHIDIPGMRYDPDIGIFGMNVNMTFEKPGYRIKRRKVQRKHIPHKHQVTTEETMEYMKEKFQIRIESDKEE, encoded by the coding sequence ATGAACCCTATGCAGCAGGTACGTATAGCCAAAGCCACAGTTAATATTGGTGTGGGAGAAGGCGGTGAAAGACTGGCACGAGCAGAGAAGCTTATCCAGACCATCACCAACCAAAAACCAGTGCGAACTATTTCCAAGGTAACCAACCCTGAATTTGGAATCCGAAAGGGACAACCCATAGCCTGCAAAGTAACCCTACGCGGTGAAAATGCAGATGCGGCTGTGAAACTCATTCTTTCAGGAATTGACAACAAAATCCGTCCCACACAGTTTGACAGACAGGGAAATCTATCCTTTGGAATACATGAACACATTGACATTCCTGGAATGCGCTACGACCCGGATATTGGAATATTCGGGATGAACGTTAACATGACCTTCGAAAAACCTGGATACAGGATAAAAAGAAGGAAAGTACAGCGGAAGCACATTCCTCACAAACACCAGGTCACCACCGAAGAGACCATGGAGTACATGAAGGAAAAATTTCAGATTCGAATAGAATCTGATAAAGAGGAATAG
- the rpmC gene encoding 50S ribosomal protein L29: MVILRSKEIREMGMEEIQKKLEELQAEHASNISKSAAAGIYENPGKIRELKRTIARVKTIINEKNKEN, encoded by the coding sequence ATGGTTATATTAAGGAGTAAAGAGATACGTGAAATGGGAATGGAGGAAATCCAGAAAAAACTGGAAGAACTTCAGGCAGAACATGCCAGTAACATTTCCAAGAGCGCTGCCGCGGGGATTTACGAAAACCCAGGGAAGATCAGGGAACTTAAAAGAACCATTGCACGTGTCAAAACCATAATTAACGAAAAAAATAAGGAGAACTAA
- a CDS encoding 50S ribosomal protein L23, with translation MDPYDIIIKPQLTEKSMNAIDYKNELTFVVRRTAKKPQIKQAFQQLFDVKVERVNTQISSRGEKIAYLKLAEDESAEDIAVKMGVF, from the coding sequence ATGGATCCTTACGATATAATAATTAAACCACAGTTAACTGAGAAAAGCATGAACGCCATTGATTACAAAAACGAGTTAACCTTTGTGGTCCGAAGAACCGCAAAGAAGCCCCAAATCAAACAGGCTTTCCAACAACTCTTTGATGTTAAAGTGGAACGGGTCAACACTCAGATTAGCTCCCGTGGTGAAAAAATAGCCTACCTTAAACTGGCAGAAGATGAGAGCGCCGAAGACATTGCCGTTAAAATGGGAGTATTCTAG
- the rpsS gene encoding 30S ribosomal protein S19: MARKEFKYRGYTLEELQQMPLDNVIQLLPSTQRRSLKRGFLPRQKKVLEKIRKLKKEGDTGGRPKIIRTHCRDMIVLPEMVGMTFGIYNGKEFVNVQIQPEMIGCYFGEFAITRQRVQHGDPGMGATRSSMFVPLK; encoded by the coding sequence TTGGCGAGGAAAGAATTCAAGTATCGCGGTTATACCCTGGAAGAGCTGCAGCAGATGCCACTGGATAACGTCATCCAGTTGTTACCATCAACCCAGCGCAGATCCCTGAAAAGGGGATTCCTACCCAGGCAAAAAAAAGTACTAGAGAAGATACGAAAACTGAAAAAAGAAGGAGACACGGGTGGACGACCTAAAATAATCCGGACCCACTGTAGAGACATGATTGTACTACCAGAAATGGTGGGCATGACCTTTGGAATCTACAATGGTAAAGAATTTGTGAACGTCCAGATACAGCCCGAAATGATCGGATGTTACTTTGGTGAATTTGCAATTACCCGTCAAAGAGTACAGCACGGAGACCCTGGTATGGGTGCTACCCGTTCATCCATGTTCGTGCCCCTGAAATAA
- the rnp1 gene encoding ribonuclease P protein component 1, which produces MITPQNIMRHELVGLEVEITHSLHGDLNGIKGLVVNETRNTLTIEDGEGNEKIIPKGSVTFKFTLPDGVIIEIEGKIIISRPEDRIKKRFRKYW; this is translated from the coding sequence ATGATTACTCCACAAAACATTATGAGACATGAACTGGTGGGGCTGGAAGTGGAAATCACCCACAGTTTGCATGGAGATTTAAATGGAATTAAAGGACTCGTGGTGAACGAAACCAGAAATACTCTCACCATTGAAGATGGTGAAGGTAACGAAAAAATCATACCCAAAGGGAGTGTAACTTTCAAATTCACACTTCCCGATGGAGTTATAATAGAAATCGAAGGGAAGATAATTATTTCTCGCCCTGAAGATAGGATAAAAAAGAGATTTAGGAAATATTGGTGA